The proteins below come from a single Ruficoccus amylovorans genomic window:
- the ppk2 gene encoding polyphosphate kinase 2: MDDLVEEIEHDLEDIFEEHIGVKAGLRPQVDPKARLSFRRFYFQELRRLQIELVQMQDWVVETGAKIAVIFEGRDAAGKGGVIKRITQRLNPRVCRVTALPAPSEREKSQWYFQRYVPHLPAGGEIVLFDRSWYNRSGVERVMNFCNEEQVEQFFHDVPMFEQMLVNSGVRLIKYWFSITDEEQEFRFQCRIHDPLKQWKLSPMDLQSRVRWEDYTKAKEETFERTSFPYAPWHVVEGNDKKRARLNCIHHLLDQIPYKPVERDEIKLPKRVHHEDYHRHPVPTQMKVPEYYE; encoded by the coding sequence ATGGATGACCTGGTCGAGGAGATCGAGCACGACCTGGAGGACATCTTTGAGGAGCACATCGGGGTCAAGGCCGGGCTGCGTCCGCAGGTGGACCCCAAAGCGCGCCTGAGCTTCCGGCGCTTTTACTTTCAGGAACTGCGGCGGCTCCAGATCGAGCTGGTGCAGATGCAGGACTGGGTCGTTGAAACCGGGGCCAAGATCGCTGTCATCTTCGAGGGCCGTGACGCCGCCGGCAAGGGCGGCGTGATCAAGCGCATCACCCAGCGGCTCAACCCCCGCGTCTGCCGGGTGACTGCCCTGCCCGCCCCTTCCGAACGCGAAAAAAGCCAGTGGTACTTCCAGCGCTACGTGCCGCACCTGCCCGCCGGGGGCGAGATCGTGCTCTTCGACCGCAGTTGGTACAACCGCTCCGGCGTCGAGCGTGTGATGAATTTCTGCAACGAGGAGCAGGTGGAGCAATTTTTCCACGACGTGCCGATGTTCGAGCAGATGCTGGTCAACTCCGGCGTCCGGCTGATCAAGTACTGGTTCTCCATCACCGACGAGGAGCAGGAGTTCCGCTTCCAGTGCCGCATTCACGACCCGCTCAAGCAATGGAAACTCAGCCCGATGGACCTCCAGTCGCGCGTGCGCTGGGAGGACTACACCAAGGCCAAGGAAGAGACATTCGAGCGCACGAGTTTCCCCTACGCCCCGTGGCACGTCGTCGAGGGCAATGACAAAAAGCGCGCCCGCCTTAACTGCATCCACCACCTGCTCGACCAGATCCCCTACAAGCCGGTCGAGCGCGACGAGATCAAACTTCCCAAGCGCGTTCACCACGAAGACTACCACCGCCACCCCGTCCCCACGCAAATGAAGGTGCCCGAGTACTACGAATAG
- a CDS encoding sodium-translocating pyrophosphatase, translated as MHSIHPLFWCVPVGSVVALAFAWYFFRQMMAEDEGTETMRKIAAHVRAGAYAYLRQQYKVVGIVFIVITLVFMFLAYGLKLQNPWVPFAFLTGGFFSGLAGFFGMKTATYASARAANAAKDSLDHGLRVAFRSGAVMGLVVVGLGLLDISIWFLVLSHFYPIGEAEGHNLIIITTTMLTFGMGASLQALFARVGGGIFTKAADVGADLVGKVEAGIPEDDPRNPATIADNVGDNVGDVAGMGADLYESYCGSILATASLGAAAFLGAGTDVQMKAVIAPMLIGAFGTLLSILGIFSVRVQKGADSKALLGALGKGINVSSALIIVFSALVLYFLKIPNWYGIWGAIVVGLITGIVIGRATEYYTSQAYRPTQRIAEQAKTGPATVIIAGMGEGMLSVAYPVLAVCVGTTLAYLLATGFTFDSDTMSQGLYGIGIAAVGMLSTLGITLATDAYGPIADNAGGNAEMSGLDPEVRRRTDMLDSLGNTTAATGKGFAIGSAALTALALLASYIEELKIGINRVMAQLGEFTFPDKTVVHSANEVTNLSLFDMMNVFEVNLMNPKVIIGLFLGCMMAFLFCGLTMNAVGRAASQMVDEVRRQFKEIPGILESKAEPDYARCVTISTFAAQKEMLFPALTAVIVPVLVGIVFGVPGVLGLLGGALAGGFALAVFMANSGGAWDNAKKYIEEGHHGGKGSEAHKASVIGDTVGDPFKDTSGPSLNILIKLMSMVSIVVAGVTVSFSLL; from the coding sequence ATGCATTCCATACATCCGTTATTCTGGTGTGTGCCGGTCGGCTCGGTGGTCGCCCTGGCATTCGCCTGGTATTTCTTCCGCCAGATGATGGCCGAAGACGAAGGCACCGAGACGATGCGCAAGATCGCCGCGCATGTGCGGGCTGGCGCCTACGCCTACCTGCGTCAGCAGTACAAGGTCGTCGGCATCGTCTTCATCGTCATTACGCTGGTCTTCATGTTCCTGGCCTACGGCCTGAAGCTGCAAAACCCCTGGGTGCCGTTCGCGTTCCTGACGGGGGGCTTCTTCTCCGGGCTGGCCGGGTTCTTCGGCATGAAGACCGCCACCTACGCCAGCGCCCGTGCGGCCAACGCCGCCAAGGACTCCCTCGATCACGGACTGCGGGTCGCCTTCCGCTCTGGCGCGGTCATGGGGCTTGTCGTGGTCGGCCTGGGTCTGTTGGACATTTCCATCTGGTTCCTGGTGCTCTCGCACTTCTATCCGATTGGCGAGGCCGAAGGCCACAACCTGATCATCATCACGACCACGATGCTGACCTTCGGAATGGGGGCCTCGCTGCAGGCGCTCTTCGCCCGTGTGGGCGGCGGTATCTTCACCAAAGCCGCTGACGTTGGTGCTGACCTTGTAGGCAAGGTTGAGGCGGGCATCCCCGAGGACGACCCCCGCAACCCGGCCACCATCGCCGACAACGTTGGTGACAACGTCGGCGACGTTGCCGGGATGGGTGCGGACCTGTACGAGAGCTATTGCGGCTCGATTCTGGCTACGGCCTCGCTCGGTGCGGCCGCCTTCCTCGGCGCAGGCACGGACGTGCAGATGAAGGCCGTCATCGCCCCGATGCTGATCGGTGCGTTTGGCACGCTGCTTTCTATTCTGGGGATATTCAGCGTTCGCGTACAAAAGGGCGCGGACAGCAAGGCCCTGCTCGGCGCACTTGGCAAGGGTATCAACGTCAGCTCGGCGCTGATTATCGTCTTCTCGGCCCTCGTGCTGTACTTCCTGAAAATCCCCAACTGGTACGGGATCTGGGGTGCGATCGTGGTCGGCCTGATCACGGGTATCGTTATTGGCCGCGCCACCGAGTACTACACCTCGCAGGCTTACCGCCCGACGCAGCGCATCGCCGAACAGGCCAAAACTGGCCCGGCGACGGTCATTATCGCGGGAATGGGCGAGGGGATGCTCTCGGTTGCCTACCCGGTGCTGGCGGTCTGCGTTGGCACGACGCTGGCCTACCTGCTGGCCACGGGCTTTACGTTTGACTCGGACACCATGTCACAGGGGCTGTATGGGATCGGCATCGCCGCGGTCGGCATGCTCTCGACGCTCGGCATCACCCTGGCCACGGACGCCTACGGCCCCATCGCCGACAATGCCGGCGGTAACGCCGAAATGAGCGGCCTGGACCCCGAAGTGCGCCGCCGCACGGACATGCTCGACTCGTTGGGCAACACCACCGCCGCCACCGGCAAGGGCTTTGCTATCGGCTCGGCCGCGCTGACCGCGCTCGCGCTGCTGGCCTCCTACATCGAGGAACTGAAGATCGGCATCAACCGCGTCATGGCGCAGTTGGGCGAGTTCACCTTCCCGGACAAGACGGTCGTGCACTCGGCCAACGAGGTGACCAACCTGAGTCTCTTCGACATGATGAATGTCTTCGAGGTCAACCTGATGAACCCGAAGGTGATCATCGGGCTGTTCCTGGGCTGCATGATGGCCTTCCTCTTCTGCGGGCTGACCATGAATGCCGTGGGCCGCGCCGCCTCCCAGATGGTGGACGAGGTTCGCCGCCAGTTCAAGGAGATACCCGGTATCCTCGAAAGCAAGGCCGAGCCGGATTACGCCCGTTGCGTGACCATCTCGACTTTCGCCGCTCAGAAGGAAATGCTCTTCCCCGCGCTCACGGCTGTGATCGTGCCGGTGCTGGTCGGGATCGTCTTCGGTGTGCCGGGTGTGCTCGGCCTGCTCGGTGGCGCGCTCGCGGGCGGTTTTGCCCTGGCGGTCTTCATGGCCAACAGCGGCGGTGCCTGGGATAACGCCAAGAAGTACATCGAAGAAGGCCACCACGGCGGCAAGGGCTCCGAAGCCCACAAAGCGTCCGTCATCGGTGATACCGTGGGCGACCCCTTCAAGGACACCTCCGGCCCGAGCCTCAACATCCTGATCAAGCTGATGAGCATGGTCTCCATCGTGGTGGCGGGCGTCACCGTCAGCTTCAGCCTGCTTTAA
- a CDS encoding diacylglycerol kinase, giving the protein MLQERQPEPAARAVEDTVRQDKSTGGLRRIYNALRYSLQGIGAAVKQESAFRQEMILCAVLVPVAALLPVGLLGKALMLGSLFLVLITELLNSAIEWTVDYVSQETHPFARRAKDMGSAAVFFSLVNVLVVWVLVIAQAWQDGMFG; this is encoded by the coding sequence ATGTTGCAGGAACGCCAGCCGGAACCCGCCGCCCGCGCCGTCGAGGACACTGTCCGCCAGGACAAGTCCACCGGTGGCCTGCGGCGCATCTATAACGCCCTGCGCTACTCGCTGCAGGGGATCGGCGCCGCCGTCAAGCAGGAGTCAGCCTTTCGGCAGGAGATGATTCTGTGCGCGGTCCTCGTACCGGTGGCCGCGCTGCTGCCGGTTGGCCTGCTGGGAAAGGCGCTCATGCTCGGTAGCCTGTTTCTGGTGCTCATCACCGAGCTCCTCAACTCCGCCATCGAGTGGACCGTGGATTACGTGAGCCAGGAGACACACCCCTTTGCCCGCCGGGCCAAGGACATGGGGAGCGCCGCCGTCTTTTTCTCCCTCGTCAACGTCCTTGTCGTCTGGGTGCTCGTCATCGCGCAGGCCTGGCAGGATGGCATGTTCGGGTGA